One genomic segment of Theobroma cacao cultivar B97-61/B2 chromosome 6, Criollo_cocoa_genome_V2, whole genome shotgun sequence includes these proteins:
- the LOC18596726 gene encoding pyruvate decarboxylase 1, giving the protein MEAGNKIGSSAHPNSLAPPVCGGASRGTLGRYLARRLVEIGVKDVFSVPGDFNLTLLDHLIAEPELNLIGCCNELNAGYAADGYARSKGVGACVVTFTVGGLSALNAIAGAYSENLPVICIVGGPNSNDYGTNRILHHTIGLPDFSQELRCFQTITCAQAVVNNLDDAHELIDTAISTALKESKPVYISISCNLPGIPHPTFAREPVPFLLAPKVSNQLGLEAAVEATADFLNKAVKPVLVGGPKLRVAKAQEAFVELADASGYPIAVMPSAKGLVPEHHPHFIGTYWGAVSTSFCGEIVESADAYVFVGPIFNDYSSVGYSLLFTKEKAVIVQPNRVTIGNGPSFGWVFMTDFLSALAKKLKRNSTAVENYRRIFIPPGMPLKRGNDEPLRVNVLFKHIQDMLSGESAVIAETGDSWFNCQKLRLPENCGYEFQMQYGSIGWSVGATLGYAQAAKDKRVIACIGDGSFQVTAQDISTMIRCGQRSVIFLINNGGYTIEVEIHDGPYNVIKNWNYSGLVDAIHNGDGKCWTAKVRTEEELKEAISTATGAKRDSLCFIEVFAHKDDTSKELLEWGSRVSSANSRPPNPQ; this is encoded by the exons ATGGAAGCTGGTAATAAAATCGGTTCATCAGCTCATCCCAATTCCTTAGCTCCTCCGGTCTGTGGAGGTGCCTCGCGTGGCACCCTAGGACGCTACCTAGCAAGGCGGCTCGTGGAGATTGGTGTGAAGGACGTGTTCTCAGTTCCTGGTGATTTCAACTTGACTCTCTTGGATCACCTTATAGCAGAACCTGAGCTGAATTTGATCGGATGCTGCAACGAGCTTAACGCCGGATATGCAGCGGATGGCTACGCACGTTCTAAAGGCGTGGGAGCCTGCGTGGTGACTTTCACTGTTGGGGGCCTCAGCGCGCTTAACGCAATTGCTGGTGCTTATAGTGAGAATTTGCCAGTGATTTGCATAGTTGGAGGGCCTAATTCTAATGACTATGGGACCAACCGAATCTTGCATCATACTATTGGGTTACCTGATTTTAGCCAAGAACTGAGGTGCTTTCAAACCATCACCTGTGCCCAA GCGGTGGTGAATAACTTGGATGACGCACATGAGCTTATAGATACTGCAATATCGACAGCTTTAAAGGAAAGTAAGCCGGTTTACATTAGTATCAGCTGCAATTTGCCTGGAATTCCTCATCCAACTTTTGCTAGAGAGCCAGTGCCCTTCCTTCTTGCTCCAAA GGTAAGCAATCAATTAGGATTAGAAGCAGCCGTGGAAGCTACTGCTGATTTTCTGAATAAAGCTGTGAAGCCTGTCCTTGTGGGTGGACCTAAATTAAGGGTTGCAAAGGCACAAGAAGCCTTTGTAGAGCTTGCAGATGCCAGTGGGTATCCAATTGCTGTAATGCCCTCAGCCAAGGGATTGGTGCCAGAACACCATCCACACTTTATTGGAACATACTGGGGTGCTGTTAGCACCAGCTTTTGTGGGGAGATAGTGGAATCTGCTGATGCCTATGTTTTTGTTGGCCCGATCTTCAATGATTACAGCTCTGTAGGGTATTCTTTGCTGTTCACGAAGGAGAAAGCAGTCATAGTGCAACCTAATCGTGTCACTATAGGCAATGGTCCTTCTTTTGGCTGGGTTTTCATGACTGACTTCTTAAGTGCATTGGCCAAGAAGCTGAAGAGAAATAGTACTGCTGTGGAGAACTATCGACGAATCTTTATCCCTCCAGGCATGCCTCTGAAGCGTGGAAATGATGAGCCTTTGAGAGTCAATGTTCTCTTTAAGCACATTCAG GATATGCTAAGCGGAGAATCTGCAGTTATTGCTGAAACTGGAGACTCATGGTTCAATTGTCAGAAGCTCCGGCTTCCAGAGAACTGCGG TTATGAATTCCAGATGCAGTACGGATCCATTGGTTGGTCAGTTGGTGCCACACTTGGATATGCTCAGGCTGCTAAAGACAAGCGTGTGATTGCTTGCATTGGTGATGGTAGTTTCCAG GTTACAGCTCAAGATATTTCAACAATGATCCGATGTGGACAAAGAAGCGTTATATTTCTTATCAATAATGGAGGCTATACGATTGAAGTTGAGATTCATGATGGCCCTTACAATGTTATTAAGAACTGGAATTACAGTGGCCTTGTTGATGCCATCCACAATGGTGATGGCAAATGCTGGACAGCCAAG GTGCGGACAGAGGAAGAACTAAAAGAAGCAATATCCACAGCAACAGGAGCAAAAAGGGATTCACTATGTTTCATTGAAGTTTTTGCACACAAAGATGACACTAGCAAAGAGCTTCTGGAATGGGGATCCAGAGTTTCCTCTGCTAACAGCCGGCCTCCAAATCCTCAGTAG
- the LOC18596727 gene encoding uncharacterized protein LOC18596727: MSCCCCCDDCECRPLGFLLGLPFAFLSLLISIVGIVIWIVGLVLTCICPCCLCVTIIVEFALGLIKAPILVMKWFTSKIPC; the protein is encoded by the exons ATGtcttgctgctgctgctgtgATGATTGTGAATGCAGGCCCTTAGGCTTTCTGTTGGGTCTGCCCTTCGCCTTCCTATCCCTCCTCATCTCCATAGTCGGCATAGTCATCTGGATTGTAGG GTTGGTGTTGACTTGCATCTGCCCTTGTTGCTTGTGCGTAACCATCATAGTTGAGTTTGCACTGGGTTTGATCAAGGCTCCTATTCTGGTCATGAAGTGGTTCACCTCTAAGATCCCTTGTTAG